Genomic window (Agrobacterium vitis):
TTGGTTCGAACCTCGATCGACGAGGCCGCAGTCGAGGCACTTGCCCGTCGTGCAGCCGACGCAGGTGCTGCCGGCTATGCGGTCGCGCTGCTTCACAGCTACGCCAACCCGCAGCATGAACAAGCGGTCGCGCGGGCTATCCGTAAAGCGGTCGGCGAAGATGCCGAGGTCAGCCTGTCCAGCGAGATCTGGCCGCGGATCGGAGAATACGAAAGAGCGATCGTCAGTGTGCTCAACGCTTTCGTGAAGCGCCGGATGAACGAGTATATCGGTGCGGTCGAAACTTATGTGGCTGAACGGTTGCCAGGGTCGCAACTTTTCGTCACACGCTCGAACGGTGGTGCGATGGCCGCCAGTGAGGCGCGCAACTTCCCCGTCCATACGCTTCTGTCGGGTCCGGCGTCTGGCGTGACGGCTGTGCAATATCTCGGCCGCGCCTTGGGCGAACACAACATCCTCACCATGGACATGGGTGGCACCAGCACTGACATCTCGCTCGTGCGCGATGGCGAAGCTCTGACCTCGACTTCGGCCGAGGTGGGTGAGTTTCCGGTTGTCATGCCAGTTACCAGCATCGAGGCGATCGGCGCAGGCGGCGGTTCGGTCGTCACGATTGATGGCGGGGTGTTGCGTATCGGCCCGCGCAGTGCTGGGTCCTATCCTGGCCCTGCCTGCTTCAGCCGAGGCGGCACGGAACCCACGCTGACCGATGCCTTTTTACTTGCGGGCTATTTGCCTGAAGCCCTTCTTGGCGGCGATATGCTGCTCGATCGTCATGCCGCCGAACGCGCTATGGCGCCGATTGCGGAGACTCTCAAGACGGACGTGCTCAGCGCCGCGGAAATGTGCGTCACCGTCGCAAGCTCGAACATGGTGGCCGGTGTCTTGCCTTATCTCGCACGCCAGGGCGTCGATCCCGAAGATCTGACGGTGCTCGTTTACGGCGGAGCTGGCGCGATCCAGGGGCCGCTCCTTGCGGCCGAGATCGGCGTGAACCGCGTTCTTGTGCCGGCGACACCTTCCGTATTCTGTGCCCTCGGGGGCCTTGTCTCTGATTTGAGCAACGACGCGCTCGAAACCGTCCACGGCCTTGATATCGATGGTTCTCTCATCGCGAAGAAGTTTCAGGTCCTTCGCGAGCAGGGAGCCGAATGGTTATCGCGGCAGGCACCGCCGGAGCGTCTCGTGTCGAAAACGTTCGAGTGCTGGGCCGAGATGCGCTACGTCGGGCAGTCCTTCCAGGTCGACGTGCGGCTGCCGGATACGGCGATCGAAGCGCACGACATTGCCGCAATGCATGCCGCCTTCCACCAAGAGCACGAACGCATCTACAGCCATGCCGACAAAGCGGCGCCAGTCGAGTTCGTCGACCTGCGCATGCGCGTGCGTGGATCGATGTCGATACCTCAGCCCACAACACCGGAAACGTTCGGGGCTGGCGGTGCGCTCAAAACGGTTCGTTCGATGCGCTTCCACAACAAACTCATTCCCGAGGTACGCGTCTTCGATCGCGCATCTCTCACCCCCAACGATGCGATCCAGGGGCCGGCCGTCATCGAGCAGCGTGATGCGACGATCGTCGTTCCGCCAGAGTTCGTTGCCCGCGTCGGAGCCTTTGGCGCAATTCTCATGACCCGGAGCTGATCAATGGATGCCGTTCGTACTGCCGTCATGAACAATCGATTCAACGCGATTGTCGAAGAAGCCTCTGCCGCGATCTACCGCACCGCCCACACGACTTTCGTTAAGATCGTGCAGGATTATCAGTGTGCGATTGCGACTGCCGAAGGCGAAATGTTCGCTTATCCGATGTTGTCTGGCGTCAATGTCTTCGTCGGCTCCCCGTTGAAGCCGACGCTGGATGCCATCGGCCGGGAGAACCTGAAGCAAGGCGATATCATCATCACCAACGATCCCTTTGCCACGGACGGTCTGGTGACGCACCTGATGGACGTTACGCTGCTTTATCCGATCTTCTACGACGAGAAGCTGATCGCGATCGGCTGGGCATTTGTCCATGCGTCCGATATCGGCGGCGCCGTTCCAGGAAGTATCTCGCCAGCCTTCACGGAAGTATTCCAGGAGGGCCTCCGTGTCAGGCCAATGAAGCTCTACGAAGGAGGGGTGTTGAACGAAGCGATCAAGTCGATCTTCCAGGACAACAGCCGAATTCCGACCGAGTTGTGGGGCGACATTCAGGCCATGATCTCGGGCCTGAAGAGCATGGACCGGCGCGTCAGCGAGCTTTGCGAGCGATATGATCGTGAGAGTGTCGAGGAGGGGATGCAGGACGTCATCAACTACGCGGAGACCAAGGCCCGCGCGGTGATCAGGACGATTCGGGACGGTGTATATACCTTCTCGGACTATCTTGAAGGGATCCATGATGGTCAGCTGGCCTATTTCAGCGTGACCATGACGGTGAAGGACAGCGAGATCGAGGTTGATTTTACCGGCACGGATCCGCAATTGGCGGCCGCCTACAACCTGGTAACGGGGGCAACCACCCACCCCTACATTATCCAGTGCCTTTACGCCTACATCCTGACCGTTGATCCGCTGACGCCGCGCAACTCCGGTATCTTGCGGGCGATCCACGGCCATGCTCCGCGCGGCACGGTTCTCAACGCGGTCTATCCCGCATCCGGCGGGTCTCGTGCTGCATCAGCGACACGCGCCTACGACGTTATCCTGGGGTGCCTCAATCAGGCACTACCGGAGGGCCTTGCCGCAGCCGGTGGCGGTATGAGCGGGGTTATCGTCGTTTCGGCTCCCGATCCTCGTACAGGCCGTGACCGTGTCAACGTGGTGGGTACGATCGACGGCGGCGGCGGTGCCCGCCGTGGCGTTGACGGCCTGGACGGATCGGAAGTACGCTACTCACAGCGCAGCGTGCCAGTCGAAGTCATCGAGATCGAAACGGTGCTGGTCATGCGGGCGCTCCGCCTCGTGCCGGACAGTCGCCGCGCGGGAAGATTCGCCAGCGGCGCCGCGCTCGAAATCGAAATGGAAAACACGTCAAATCGCGCGGTCATAACGGTCAGAAACCTGAACCGGTTTGTGTTCGCGCCGTGGGGCTTCAAGGGGGGAGAGATCGGTCTTCTGGGTAAGGCAATCGTCAATCCTGGCCGACCCGATGAGCGATCGGTCGGCAAGATCTCGGTGCTGGAGCTCGGACAGGGCGATATTCTCAGGATCACCAGTTCCACAGGCGGGGCGTTCGGCGAACCTCTTGAGCGGGATGTGGCGGCGATCGCGCGCGAGATCGAAAACGGCATGATTTCCCCGGAGCGGGCCGCCGACGTCTATGCTGTCGTCTTCGACCGGGACGGTAAGATCGATGAGGCGGCGACTGCGGAACATCGCCGCGAACGCGGGAACCAGAGGTCCGGCGACTTCAAT
Coding sequences:
- a CDS encoding hydantoinase B/oxoprolinase family protein, with the translated sequence MDAVRTAVMNNRFNAIVEEASAAIYRTAHTTFVKIVQDYQCAIATAEGEMFAYPMLSGVNVFVGSPLKPTLDAIGRENLKQGDIIITNDPFATDGLVTHLMDVTLLYPIFYDEKLIAIGWAFVHASDIGGAVPGSISPAFTEVFQEGLRVRPMKLYEGGVLNEAIKSIFQDNSRIPTELWGDIQAMISGLKSMDRRVSELCERYDRESVEEGMQDVINYAETKARAVIRTIRDGVYTFSDYLEGIHDGQLAYFSVTMTVKDSEIEVDFTGTDPQLAAAYNLVTGATTHPYIIQCLYAYILTVDPLTPRNSGILRAIHGHAPRGTVLNAVYPASGGSRAASATRAYDVILGCLNQALPEGLAAAGGGMSGVIVVSAPDPRTGRDRVNVVGTIDGGGGARRGVDGLDGSEVRYSQRSVPVEVIEIETVLVMRALRLVPDSRRAGRFASGAALEIEMENTSNRAVITVRNLNRFVFAPWGFKGGEIGLLGKAIVNPGRPDERSVGKISVLELGQGDILRITSSTGGAFGEPLERDVAAIAREIENGMISPERAADVYAVVFDRDGKIDEAATAEHRRERGNQRSGDFNFCIERQRQDQVWSQQTRRELASRALTYEQRIRSQLVDRVHHRLLAKGERVDAGKLDQVIAEEAGRL
- a CDS encoding hydantoinase/oxoprolinase family protein: MLRIGVDIGGTFTDFCGWREGEDRIVTLKVPSTPPAFENGFREGFEKLLERLAPEPGEAAFVMHGTTVSTNAVIERKGPKIAFFVTKGYRDLLELQRIGVRNPLNLFEIRTRPLIDREMVFEVEERLLRGGLVRTSIDEAAVEALARRAADAGAAGYAVALLHSYANPQHEQAVARAIRKAVGEDAEVSLSSEIWPRIGEYERAIVSVLNAFVKRRMNEYIGAVETYVAERLPGSQLFVTRSNGGAMAASEARNFPVHTLLSGPASGVTAVQYLGRALGEHNILTMDMGGTSTDISLVRDGEALTSTSAEVGEFPVVMPVTSIEAIGAGGGSVVTIDGGVLRIGPRSAGSYPGPACFSRGGTEPTLTDAFLLAGYLPEALLGGDMLLDRHAAERAMAPIAETLKTDVLSAAEMCVTVASSNMVAGVLPYLARQGVDPEDLTVLVYGGAGAIQGPLLAAEIGVNRVLVPATPSVFCALGGLVSDLSNDALETVHGLDIDGSLIAKKFQVLREQGAEWLSRQAPPERLVSKTFECWAEMRYVGQSFQVDVRLPDTAIEAHDIAAMHAAFHQEHERIYSHADKAAPVEFVDLRMRVRGSMSIPQPTTPETFGAGGALKTVRSMRFHNKLIPEVRVFDRASLTPNDAIQGPAVIEQRDATIVVPPEFVARVGAFGAILMTRS